TGCTGCCCCAGCCGCAGACGCTGTACGGCCTGGGCGGGGTCGGCAAGACACAGGTGGCCCTGGAGTACGTACACCGCTTCATGGCCGACTACGACCTGGTGTGGTGGATATCCTCCGAGCAGATCGACGACGTGGTGGCCAGCCTCGCCGAGCTCGCCGTACGGCTCGGGGCCCAGGGCGGCGACGACATGGCGGCCGCTTCCCAGGAGGCCGTGGACCTGCTGCGGCGGGGGGTGCCGTCGGAACGCTGGCTGCTGGTGTTCGACAACGCGGACGACCCCGAACGCCTCAGCCGTTACTTCCCGCAGGGCGGCTCGGGCCACATCCTGGTCACTTCCAGGAACCAGACCTGGTCCCAGCACGGTGACGCACTGCCCGTCGACGTCTTCCTGCGGGAGGAGTCGATCGAGCACCTCCAGCGCCGCGCGCCGGGGCTGAGCGACGAGGACGCGGCCCAGGTGGCCACGGCTGTCGGCGACCTGCCGCTCGCTGTCGAGCAGGCGGCGGCCTGGATCGCGGAGACCGCCACCCCCATCGACACCTACCTCGAGCAACTGGCCCGTCAGGCCCCGCAGGTCCTCGCGCTGAACCAGCCCGCCGGCTACCCGGAGCCCGTCGCGGCCACCTGGAACATCTCGATCGAGCGCCTCAAGGAGAGGTCGCCGGCCGCCGTGCGGCTGCTCCAGCTCTGCGCGTTCTTCGCGCCCGAGCCGATCTCCGCCAATCTCCTCTACAGCAAGGAGATGATCGAGGCACTGAAGCCGTACGACGCCTCGCTCCAGGAGAAGCTGGTGCTGGGCCGGGTCATCCGGGAGATCGGCCGCTTCGCCCTCGCCAAGGTCGACCAGGTCTCGAACTCCATCCAGGTGCACCGCCTGGTGCAGGCGGTGATCAGGGCCCAGCTCGACGAGGAGGAGCAGCGCGAGGCCCGCCACGTCGTCCACCGCATCCTGGCGGGTGCCAGGCCCGACGACGACGAGCCGATCGACAACCCGGAGACCTGGCCGCGTTTCGCCACGATCTGGCCGCACCTCGGACCGTCGGACGCGCGCAACTGCAGGGAACCGGAGACCCGCAGGCTGCTGATAGACCGGGTGCGCTACCTGTGGAAGCGGGGAGACGTCCGGACAGCGGGCCGGCTCGGGGACGAGCTCCGCGACACCTGGCGGGACATGCTGGGAAACCAGGACCTGCAGTACCTCTACCTCTGCTTCCACCTCTCCAACATCCTGCGGACCCGCGGCCGGTTCGTGGAGGCCAAGGAGCTCGACGAGGTGACTCTCGGCCGGCAGCGGGAGGTGCTGGGGCCGGAGCATCCACACACGTACATGACCACCAGCAGCCTGGCCATCGACCTGGGGCTGCTCGGTGACTACGCCAGGGCGATCGAGCTGGCGACCGCTGCGCACGAGGGATTCAGCCAGATCTTCCACGACCGGCACCCCCGTACGCTGGCCGCGGCCAACAACCTGGCGCTGAACCTGCGCAGCGTCGGGCAGTACGCGCGCGCCCGGGAGATCGACCAGGACGTCTACGACCTGAGGTCCGAGGTCCTGGGCCCCGAGCACCCCTACAGCCTCTCCTCCGCCATGTCGCTCGCCCGTGACCTGCGCGAGGTGGGGCGGTACGAGGACTCGGTGGGGCTCCTCAGCCGGACGTACGACTCCTACAAGGCCACGCTCGGCCGGACCTACCCCACCACGCTCAGCGCCGCCAAGAGCCTGGCGGTCTCCCTGCGCAGGGCGGGGCAGCTGGAGGACGCGCGCAGACTGACGGTGGCCACCCGGGCCAGGTACCGGGCCAAGTACACCGTCGCCAACCCCGACTCGCTCGCCTGCGACCTCAACATGGCGGCCGACCTGTTCGCCGCGGGGGAGACCGCCGAGGCCAGGGACGCCGCGCAGGAGGTGGTGGACCAGTACATGAAGGTGCCGGGGGAGCAGCACCCCTACACCCTCGCCGCGCAGAACAACCTCGGCGTCTACCTCTCGGGGACCGGGGCGCCCGTGGAGGCGGAGAAGCTGCTGACGCGGGTGGTCGCCTCCATGCGCGAGGTGTTCGGACGGGAGCACCCGAACACGCTGTTCTCGGTGATGAACCTGGCCAACGCCACAGCCGACCGGGGGGAGTTCGGGATCGTACTGGAGACGGAGCGCACGGTGGCGGGTCAACTGAGGGAGGTGCTCGGAGCGCACCATCCGGAGACCCTCGCCATGACCTCGAACCTCGCGGTCACGCTCGACGCGATGGGACGCCAGGACGAGGCGCTGAGGCTGCGGGCGGAGACCGGTGACGAGCTGGCGCGTCAGCTCGGCGACGATCATCCGCTGACCCGGATAGCGCGGGACGAGCGGAGGTTCCGGCGGGAACTGGAGCCGATGTCGCTGTGAGACGGAGGTGCCCCGGCCCCCTGGTCTCTCGGAGCCGGGGACCGGGGCACCTCCATCGGCGTCAGCAGGCGGCGGCTTTCCCCGGTTCC
The DNA window shown above is from Streptomyces sp. Alt3 and carries:
- the fxsT gene encoding FxSxx-COOH system tetratricopeptide repeat protein; amino-acid sequence: MTAGRDGRVVTFYSYKGGTGRTMALANTAWILAANGKRVLAVDWDLEAPGLHRFFHPFLDPSTLGATTGVIDLITEYAWAATNPAQRADDWHRDYARIQPHAVSLTPEALGWEFPRGGTLDFVSAGRQNREYSATVSTFDWDNFYDRLGGGLFFDALRDDMKANYDYVLIDSRTGLSDIADICTVHLPDVLVDCFTLSDQSIDGAASVARQIAERYTGRPISIFPVPMRIDEGEKEKADAGRALARLKFDRLPRDLSGDELTAYWGAVEIPYRPYYAYEETLATFGDEAGLSNSLLSAFERLTAVVTQQEITSMPQVSEEVRLRIRDAFTRRRPSLPADLFLSYVAENRMWADWVESVLARAGFRVVPRDVSADTGPVDATQVAETATRTVVLLSSAYLKSQRAVNLWERAVSEDPGGGRRQLLPLRVSDVRLSAPYIDRNPVDLFRLDEVHATTALMRALDRPVQLGDGMSPGPRFPGTVPRIWNAPPRNPGFTGRSLVLERMRDQLGGGMAVVLPQPQTLYGLGGVGKTQVALEYVHRFMADYDLVWWISSEQIDDVVASLAELAVRLGAQGGDDMAAASQEAVDLLRRGVPSERWLLVFDNADDPERLSRYFPQGGSGHILVTSRNQTWSQHGDALPVDVFLREESIEHLQRRAPGLSDEDAAQVATAVGDLPLAVEQAAAWIAETATPIDTYLEQLARQAPQVLALNQPAGYPEPVAATWNISIERLKERSPAAVRLLQLCAFFAPEPISANLLYSKEMIEALKPYDASLQEKLVLGRVIREIGRFALAKVDQVSNSIQVHRLVQAVIRAQLDEEEQREARHVVHRILAGARPDDDEPIDNPETWPRFATIWPHLGPSDARNCREPETRRLLIDRVRYLWKRGDVRTAGRLGDELRDTWRDMLGNQDLQYLYLCFHLSNILRTRGRFVEAKELDEVTLGRQREVLGPEHPHTYMTTSSLAIDLGLLGDYARAIELATAAHEGFSQIFHDRHPRTLAAANNLALNLRSVGQYARAREIDQDVYDLRSEVLGPEHPYSLSSAMSLARDLREVGRYEDSVGLLSRTYDSYKATLGRTYPTTLSAAKSLAVSLRRAGQLEDARRLTVATRARYRAKYTVANPDSLACDLNMAADLFAAGETAEARDAAQEVVDQYMKVPGEQHPYTLAAQNNLGVYLSGTGAPVEAEKLLTRVVASMREVFGREHPNTLFSVMNLANATADRGEFGIVLETERTVAGQLREVLGAHHPETLAMTSNLAVTLDAMGRQDEALRLRAETGDELARQLGDDHPLTRIARDERRFRRELEPMSL